From Anopheles arabiensis isolate DONGOLA chromosome 3, AaraD3, whole genome shotgun sequence, a single genomic window includes:
- the LOC120901105 gene encoding uncharacterized protein K02A2.6-like gives MNISGDEERRSSGVFNVQPSIAPHPSQNGSGEPPLQQPPLQMPPSPLTENSLMMQILQLMQQQMTQQQNILAQLMQHQGSGSGQNSLTSPEQILDSLCSHLKEFNYDAEAGSTFAAWYSRYEDLFEKDAARLSDEAKVRLLMRKLETLEHDRLPPGIKVAPAAFQQLMDKMLVGLRGVSSYMDDIIVGGRNQEEHDETQLQTLGRIQEYGFTIRVDKCSFNKSQIRYLGHIIDRNGISPDPSKVEAIINLPAPSDVSERMKSLARSYVYWTSIDSDISECVASCEKCQTAAKTPAHSPHVPWPKSSSPWQRVHIDYAGPVEGDYFLIIVDAYSKWPEVIKTSSTTASATIAILRGIFARFGIPVTLVSDNGTQFTSGIFADFCTSNGIQHLRTAPFHPQSNGQAERFVDTFKRAMKKICSDDTSLPEAIDLFLQTYRSTPNPAIDENKSPAEVMIGRQMRTCFDLLRPTAISNEPRVPDNMRVLHCGELVYVKTFYRNNWKWEPAIVTKRCGSVMYEVKTSFQRILRRHINQMRRRSVSFHQSNRPSQPMALDVLLGTWNVQPRTSPISSDVNQCTPLLSSVSSPNSKPASFASSPSSSPSSTLLSTSESASSTSSPSSSSSLYDSSSVYTSCSPPPEEESPVLLADNSSAKQLEDDNEGTQLVQAPRRSSRNKRPPRWLNQY, from the exons atgaacatcaGTGGTGATGAAGAACGACGTTCTAGTGGAGTTTTTAATGTTCAGCCATCGATCGCACCACACCCGTCACAAAATGGTTCCGGAGAACCGCCATTGCAACAACCTCCATTGCAAATGCCGCCATCGCCCCTAACGGAAAATTCTTTGATGATGCAGATTCTGCAACtcatgcagcagcaaatgacGCAGCAGCAGAATATTTTGGCACAGCTGATGCAGCACCAAGGATCGGGGTCAGGCCAAAATTCACTCACATCGCCCGAACAAATTCTGGATTCACTATGCAGCCATTTAAAGGAGTTTAACTATGATGCTGAAGCTGGATCGACATTCGCAGCATGGTACAGCCGATATGAGGATTTGTTCGAGAAAGATGCAGCCCGCTTGAGCGACGAAGCGAAAGTGCGCCTTCTTATGCGCAAACTGGAAACCCTCGAACACGATCG ACTGCCACCGGGTATCAAGGTAGCCCCCGCTGCATTCCAACAACTGATGGACAAGATGCTTGTTGGTCTACGTGGCGTCTCCAGCTATATGGACGACATCATTGTCGGAGGTAGGAATCAAGAAGAGCACGATGAAACTCAGCTTCAAACCCTAGGTCGTATTCAGGAGTACGGTTTTACAATCCGTGTCGATAAATGCTCGTTCAATAAGTCACAAATAAGATATCTAGGGCACATAATAGATAGAAACGGCATCAGTCCCGATCCATCCAAAGTAGAAGCGATCATTAATCTGCCAGCACCGTCAGACGTCAGCGAA AGAATGAAATCGTTAGCTCGTAGCTACGTATACTGGACTTCAATAGATAGTGATATAAGCGAATGCGTAGCTTCTTGCGAGAAATGTCAAACTGCAGCGAAAACACCAGCACATTCACCTCATGTTCCTTGGCCTAAATCGTCATCTCCATGGCAGAGAGTTCATATCGATTATGCAGGCCCAGTAGAGGGAGATTATTTCCTTATAATCGTAGATGCTTACTCCAAATGGCCAGAGGTTATTAAAACATCAAGTACTACTGCTTCAGCGACCATAGCAATTTTAAGAGGAATATTTGCACGTTTTGGCATTCCAGTTACACTGGTGAGTGATAATGGGACGCAATTTACAAGCGGAATTTTTGCAGATTTTTGCACAAGTAATGGCATACAACATTTAAGAACGGCACCTTTTCATCCTCAATCTAACGGCCAAGCTGAGAGGTTCGTAGATACGTTCAAGAGAGCAATGAAAAAGATTTGTTCAGATGATACTTCGCTTCCTGAGGcaatagatttatttttgcaaacataTCGATCCACTCCAAACCCAGCCATTGATGAAAACAAATCACCAGCCGAGGTCATGATAGGGCGTCAAATGCGCACATGTTTTGACTTGTTGCGGCCCACTGCTATTTCCAATGAGCCTAGAGTACCGGATAATATGAGGGTTTTGCATTGTGGAGAACTGGTATACGTCAAAACGTTTTATAGAAACAATTGGAAATGGGAGCCTGCAATTGTAACAAAGAGATGCGGTAGCGTTATGTACGAGGTTAAAACTAGTTTCCAGCGTATACTTCGTAGGCATATAAACCAAATGCGCAGGCGTTCTGTAAGCTTCCATCAATCAAATCGTCCTTCACAACCCATGGCGTTGGATGTACTCTTGGGAACGTGGAATGTACAGCCAAGAACATCACCGATATCCAGCGACGTAAATCAGTGTACGCCATTGCTATCGTCTGTGTCGTCACCCAATTCTAAGCCAGCTTCGTTCGCGTCTTCACCGTCATCGTCACCATCGTCTACATTATTATCTACGTCTGAGTCAGCATCGTCCACGTCCtcaccgtcatcgtcatcatcgttgtaTGATTCGTCTTCAGTGTACACATCATGTTCACCACCACCTGAAGAAGAATCTCCTGTACTGTTAGCTGATAACAGTTCTGCCAAGCAATTGGAAGATGATAATGAGGGAACGCAGCTGGTACAAGCACCACGTCGATCTTCTAGAAATAAAAGACCTCCACGTTGGTTGAACCAGTACTAG